Below is a genomic region from Nitrospiraceae bacterium.
TTGAAAGGTCATAAGAAGTCGTCACACGTCAATCGTCATTGGAGGACGATAAAGTTCTGTCGCGCTCTGTTTCCAGAGTCTACGATTGACCATTGACGTTTGACGAATGACGCGAGTCATCACTCGGAAACGGGGATAAATTGCCGAATCCAGGCTCCAAAGCCCCCCGGGTTGCGGCTTTGGATATACACGACGCCTGGACCATGGAAGCGACAGACAAACCCCTCGCCCGAGGTGAAGCTCGCCACCCAGCCTGCAGCCGCTCGCTCAATGTTGTAGGAAGTGGTCGATGACCAGGCTACGAGATGGCTATTGTCCACGATATATTCCTGCTCTGGTTTCAATTCAATTTTGTGGATCGCGCCAAAGCTGTTCAGAATCAACTGTCCGGTCCCGCTGATCTTCAGGATGAAAAACCCTTCGCCTCCCAACAGTCCCCGACTGAAGCTTTGCATTTGGCTCTCGATTTTCACCGTCTCGGCACCAGCCAGAAACCCATCCTTTTGAACCAGGTATTCGTTCACTCCATCGAGTTCCAAAACCACGATCTCCCCAGGGACCGTCGGCGCCAGCAGGACTTCACCTGGCCCTCGGCTTGCTTTCAGCGTTTGAAAGAAGAATTTTTCACCCGTGAGTAACTTGCGTGATAGGGCTCCTAGAAAACCTCCTTCCATTTTACTTTCGATATCAATGGTCGGTGATGCCGACACCATGGCGCCCGACTCCGCCTTGATATGTTCTCCCGCCGCAAGTTCGACACGCACCATGGGGAACGCCCCAGGATACAAAATTTCACTCTTCATGAGCTTGGTCTCCCGTTCGCCTGACTAAAAAGGGACAGCGAACCATCCCTCGTTCCCATTTCATCTCACCCATCCGTACAGCCTGTGACTCGGTTCCGGCCCCTCTTGCAGATAGCTCATCCTGATTTTGCCGAGATAATCTTTAGGCACCTCGGTCCGTTTCGTCGTGACGTCAACCCGAAACACGCGAGCTGCATTTAACCCGAATATCTGCTCCTTTACCTCGCGCGTGAGCGATCGGTAATGATGCTTCTCGACAAGCTGATCCGGGATCTGGAAGCGCCGAAATGCTTCGATCTGCCACTGCGGGGTTCCGTACCAGATGGAATCGGTGCCCCAGAGGACGTGGTCTACGCCGAATGTCTCAATGATCTGCCCGAGCAGATGGGCGCAAATCATGGGAGATGTCGTCACCAGTTGACCGAACGTTGATCCCAGTTCCATATAGATATTCTGGATCTTTGGCTCGCCCTTCTTCATGCGACAGAATTCTGTCGTCCAGGGAATCTCTCCCGTCTTGGCAAAAATATCGTCCACAGACGCCGCACTTTTTAGCCCTGAGTGATAGACAAGGAAGTCCATGTCGGGAAAGTCCTTGGCCGCTTGGATGAGATCCTTGGGATGGTTGTAAGCGGGGACCGGCCCGAGCGGCAAGCCCTTGTGAACACAGACCCGCCTGACGTTCAGTTTCCTGGCTTGCTCCAACATCGGATAGGCAATCTGTTCATCGTCCA
It encodes:
- a CDS encoding TIGR00266 family protein, with product MKSEILYPGAFPMVRVELAAGEHIKAESGAMVSASPTIDIESKMEGGFLGALSRKLLTGEKFFFQTLKASRGPGEVLLAPTVPGEIVVLELDGVNEYLVQKDGFLAGAETVKIESQMQSFSRGLLGGEGFFILKISGTGQLILNSFGAIHKIELKPEQEYIVDNSHLVAWSSTTSYNIERAAAGWVASFTSGEGFVCRFHGPGVVYIQSRNPGGFGAWIRQFIPVSE